A stretch of the Drosophila sulfurigaster albostrigata strain 15112-1811.04 chromosome 2L, ASM2355843v2, whole genome shotgun sequence genome encodes the following:
- the LOC133850032 gene encoding class E basic helix-loop-helix protein 22 — MDPSNLAFGFPGLPGHGHMPIPPTANMLGTHGHPAPTASPPQSVPGRRTPLGSVGLGGFYAQGLGMSSQPPTDENKPGPSAPEKPLSPTAAAIAAISGGTTTAAMASVSSGGPGGSGANGGKQKNRQGKTVRLNINARERRRMHDLNDALDELRSVIPYAHSPSVRKLSKIATLLLAKNYILMQQNALEELRRLLAYIQSTTGAAPLDLGAFPAAAKLQALLQGPHNDPPTSSNS, encoded by the exons ATGGATCCATCGAATCTGGCTTTCGGATTTCCAGGGTTGCCAGGCCATGGCCATATGCCCATTCCGCCCACGGCCAATATGCTGGGCACTCACGGACATCCAGCACCCACAGCAAGTCCGCCGCAAAGCGTCCCGGGGAGACGCACACCTCTGGGCTCGGTGGGACTTGGAGGCTTCTATGCCCAGGGACTGGGGATGAGCAGCCAACCGCCAACGGATGAGAACAAGCCGGGACCAAGTGCACCCGAGAAGCCTTTAAGTCCGACGGCAGCAGCGATTGCGGCAATTAGCGGTGGCACCACCACCGCAGCCATGGCCAGTGTGTCAAGCGGTGGCCCAGGAGGAAGTGGAGCGAATGGGGGCAAGCAAAAGAACCGTCAAGGAAAGACGGTGCGACTGAACATTAATGCCCGGGAGCGCAGAAGAATGCACGATTTAAACGATGCGCTGGATGAGTTGCGCAG TGTGATTCCTTATGCGCATTCTCCCTCGGTGCGTAAACTGTCGAAGATTGCCACCttgctgctggccaaaaaCTACATACTAATGCAGCAGAATGCCCTCGAGGAACTGCGCCG ACTCCTTGCTTATATACAAAGCACCACGGGAGCTGCTCCTTTGGATTTGGGGGCTTTCCCGGCCGCCGCCAAGTTGCAGGCCTTGCTGCAAGGACCTCACAACGATCCGcccaccagcagcaacagctaa